The genomic window TTCCGACTCATCCAGCAGAATGTAATGTATGGGTTACCATGAATGAATCTGAATAATATCCATACTAAACACTTatcttattttgtttgtttcttatgtATGTCCTATTACAGGGCTAACGTAACGTCACACACTGCATTACACAATACTAAGAGAGTTCCACAGTAATCATAACCATATTTCTTAGGCTTCTGAAAGTGGCCACGCCGAATGGACAGCAGCAGGTCATttatcttgaatattatgttccgAATTGAATGTAAATATAACGACATGCTATTTCGTGGGTCTACATAGATCTTGCTTCTTCAAGAACTAGAACATTCCCGGTTAAATCACGATTGGTGAATATTAACACTGTGCTTGAATGGAAAGTTGGAGTTAGGAATAAATGATATATGATCTGTACTTGACAAAATTGACTTGACAATTTCCATGATGTCTTAACGTtaactctgttttgtttttttcttcacccTTTCCAGTGCAAAGTAAACAAGTCTGCGTGATTTAACTACACGTCAACAAAACGATAAGCAGACAAACGCGCACATTTCTGTCTCGCCGGCGACATTATAACACAACGCTGGTAGATTTTAAAACGACAAAATAATatgcatcagatacagaaagCACTACTACAAATAACCCTACCTGTTTAACGCGTCCCAAATGGCGCAGGCGCGTAGGCCAGTACTGCTCTGCTTGTTCTGAGCTCTGCCCTAGCTACTATGCATTGCATGCAAACAGACAGTATTGCTCAGCTTGTTCCGATGGTTGTTCTTAGTCCTGTACACGTGGCTATTCCGCTGATGTTATGGACGAGTCCCTCCCCTCTTGCCGAATCCTATGTACCCACATTAACAGAGACGAGACCACACCacaccagaccagaccagaccagaccagacgaAGCACCTTTGGCACAGGTCTGGTGTCCCAGGTTTATGACACGGACCCCAACCTTCTGCGCATGTGGTGCTTGATCGGTCCTCTAGGAATTTCTGTTATGACGTAATTAGCAATAACCTCTATTCTGCGCATGTGATCGTTTACAGTTTTGTCAACAGCAGCTATGGTCATTTATTCTGAACCATATAAATGATTGCTACTCCAGTCttcacgtattattattattattattattattattattatactattttaCAAAGGCGTCATTATAAAGTATACTCAAAGTTTCAGTATATTAGCGTTTTAACGGTTCAGTTGGTCTCTCTTAACCTTATTTAATGCCGTATTTTAAGAGCAAGTTGTCTTTGCTGAAGTTTGAAATCGGGGGACTTAAAGCTGGTTGCCTGCCGATCGTAGATTGCTTTTTCGTTTCAGTTTATAAGAAGAGACGAATCGAGTCCAGATTTGCCAATGACTGTTtcaattacagacagtgtgtaaGGAGAGGCGAATATATTTAAGATTTGCGATTGCTTTTTCAGAGATTTCAATTAACACGAAGAGAAAAAAGAACAGACCCGTTTAGGAGTTTTAGTTAAATTACATCAAGTGAGCTCTAAGTCATTTTAACTACCACAAAACAAGTTTTAGTTACTGAGGAACGTTTGTATTCACCGACATGACCTTAACAAAATGGTGCATACAGGAGTTATAGAGTCCCGTTGCAGCGGCCATCTTGGGGAGGACAGTTATACAGGTGTACGGGAATTGCAGATTAGAGAGGCAGGGCTTGGTACATATTAGGGAGTCTGGTGGTTCAGTCATAGGAGATTGAAGCAGGAGCAGACCATGGTCGCCTCAGTGTTGACAATTGCTTTCCTAGGTGGATTAGGAACTGTCACGGGATGGAGAGCCAAGGCTGTCGTGGAGGCAGAGacactgtattttttgtatatacttGCTGTGCACTTGTATTGTAAACACATGTGTGTGTTGCACCTAAACCCAGGACTGTGTCGTTACTCACTACCACACTCCACCACAACAACACGTAGGCAAGGATTTTTATAGTGCTTATTATAACATtcaatacatgaaaataaaaggtccttatgtaccctttaaatcaATTCATTGAGGGATTATTTTCCCTGCGGGTCCTTACTGTAATTGTCACAGACGATGCTTCAACGCagattcatttcaaaccctgttaCGGCCTCTTCACAACCGTCTACATAGAACCTCAAGCCTGGACTCACACAGGCAACgtccaggctacagggcgcatcctgcactccacgcggagtgcctttactggatgcgacACTCGGGAGCCCACCAAACTGCTCTTTAACATGTGTCTGTATTAACTGCTCAGCTAAATGATAAATCCTAGTTCAGCTTTGCTTTGACCAGTTACTTTTAACTATGTACATTCAATATTAATGATCACATTCATGCTTTGGtaatatgcatgttttattagCCTTAGAGGACATGTAGCTAAGAAGAGCAGTCCAGTAAATGTTAACGAATATGCATTACCATTACATTGGGGTCCTGTAAGAAGATGCACATGTTATGGTAAACATTGTTTTGGTATTTCTGAATGAAATAGAGTGTACCCTGTCATAATCCTGCAGACTCCCTGCAATGGCATTCCTGACTCTGTTCGGTAGTGCTGTTCAATTGCTGTTGCAGTTGTTTCACTGACAAAAAACAAAGGGATGATTGGAATGTTCTTCTGGAAGTACTTGAACATATCCATTGGGAGAGAGAATTTGGTCATTATTTAGGAAAGCCATTGTCATCAAGGGAACACAGTGATTACATTGTTTCATGATTTTAAAGTAGGATCATTCATATATGTTACTCTATATTCTGGTTTGGACTGATTGAGGAGAATTCAGAAGAATTTGCTGATTCACTGGCCAGAGCGTGATGCATGCTGGGTTTCTTCTAATGCTCTGTGAAATCCAGATTCCCAACATGACCGCTTCATCTACCAGGAAATACAATAAGTCAAGCAGACATGGAGAAAACAGTCAGGTTCCTCAACGTGCATAAACATTCTGAGACATTCTCAATGCTATGTCTCTATCTCAAAACCATGTCTTTAACTCAACACCATGTCTCACTCAACACCATGTCTCTATCTCAACGCCCTGTCTCTATCTCAACGGCATGTCTCTGTCTTAAAGCCATGTCTTTATCTCAACACTATACCTCTATCTCAACGCCATGTCTCCGTCTCAAAGCCATGTCTTTATCTCAACACTATGCCTCTATCTAAACACCATGTCTCTCTCAACGCCATGTCTTTATCTCAACACTGCCTCTATCTCAACGCCATGTCTCTCTCAACACCATGTCTCCGTCTCAAAGCCATGTCTTTATCTCAACACCCTGTCTCTATCTCAACGCCATGTCTCTGTCTTAAAGCCATGCCTTTTCTCAACACTATGCCTCTATCTCAATGCCATGTCACAGTCTCAAAGCCATGTCTTTATCTCAACACTATGCCTCTATCTAAATGCCATATCTCTCTCAACGGCATGTCTTTATCTCAACACTATGCCTCTATGTCAATGCCATGTCTCTCTCAATGCCATGTCTCTATCTCAACAGGATCCTGAGATTGCAATCTGAATGCCAGTAGTCTTGCTCAAAACCTCAAACTGTGATCCTCTGTAACAGTAGTGGCCAGTACGTGGATCGCAGACATTTTTTGGTGGATCTCGGGACAAATCAGAATAAGCACTAATATATAACCATCCCAACAGTTTCTGCATATGAGACTAAAATGCTTGTGTGacgtacattttaatttaggcacACTGGGCGACTAAACATTCCTAAAGgttaactataaaaaaaagtgattttttttcacctgaaagtaacaaaacaaaacaaaacaaaaaactcacatAGCTCAATCATAACGTACTCTGTGAATGTAGTTTATTGCtctccactgcccactgttaatcacacattaaaaactacaaatcccataccccgcCAGTTTCACTGCTTTATCAGTGTGATGGCTACTCGTTTCTAGTTTGAAAACTTGTCAGTCCAAGAtaaggaaaataacaaattattttcacgtgattggagaggtttcaaaacaaaaccgtgatgaacaaaattcagatatgttgacatctttacaagaaatgagcaatgaagcCATGTCAGAAGAGGAAAGTGAACACTTCAAGAAGGGCTATGTTAGTTACACAGCGTTTCGTAGCTAAAGAACATTCAAGTTCAATCAAGTGGCTAGAAGGTTTTCCCTGGCTTAAGTCTGacaatgcaaacaaaacatgttttgttaatatGGTAATTGATGGCAggcaagactgcatttttaacaggtaGACAGAAGTTCAGACATGGaaatatattaaacagtgttCAAAAACGGCACGCAATGTGCGGAGATGCATACATTCAGAAACGTTAGCCAGCCCATCCCTCTACCATAAACATGCAAGTAGAACATTCTGAGGAAGATGCAATCAGGCAGCTAAAAACCATTTAAGttggaaaaaaaagttgtccattataattttgttgatgcaaatgtattcaacTGCACAAGGGTTATTtaagaaaggaaggaaaaaagatTTGTAGATATTCAACAATATatgtgtgcaatttttttttgtgtgccccTAAATTTTTCAGTGTGCCTATATTTTTTAACTTAGGTGCACATGTGGCTAAGAAAGTTAGTCTAGAGCTCCTCCTACGCCAGGTTTCAAGACTCAGATGAAAAATGCTGGTTTCGGTTTCATTATTATAACTAcctatgctctattaaaaaatggtttgattGCACgtttgttaattttttgttttgttttattattgctatctTACGTATTGGACACTACTATATTAAATCACGATCATAATTGTTGGTCATAGCTTACTGGAGGATCACGGAGACCACTGAGATCAATTTGAAATATGGAGGTTTCTAATAAATACACGACAGGTAACACGTTTCTCAGACGGTGCTGTGTTCGCGGTGACCTGATTTGTCATGGAAACCCCCAGTGGTCTCAGACTGTTCAACAGTACCCTCCACACTTAGAATTGAAGACCCAGGCAGGTACCTGGAATGACTTCAGAGTGGCATTCCAATAAGAGTACACCTCTCTACCACAGCAATACAATGAGGACGAAGTGTCCTGTTTATGACTGACCATTTACAGTCTAGGCTAACGACCTGATCACTTGTTTATATCAGCAtgggtttaacaaaaacaaaaaggtttatgGTTATTTGACCTTTGAAGTTAACAGTTGAATGGTGTTATTTGAAAAGCAGTGTTAATAATTATGTTTATATTGTTTACCTGTAGATTGAGAAAGGGATTCTGTACACAGGCAAGGGTTTCTACAGAAACACTACCTTTGAGAGGTGGTCTGCACTCTCCATGCTCTTCAGCATGTTATTACACTGTGGGTTAAGGCACGTGCATATACACTTGTACAAAGTATTGTATAAAACCTACATCTGACATTTGCTTGTGTGGGTAGCCCACCATAATagaattgtatttacattttcctttttgcaTGTACTAAGTATTAAACTGCTTGTGTTAAGAATGGGTGCCTCGCCCCTCTGGTTACAACAGTTAGTCTCATGTGTGACTGGTAAGAGCTTGTCTGGACCAGAGCTGGGTACATGCCCACACAAACAAACCctctacactgtatttacagaaacattgcAGAGTCTGTTAAGGGAATTGTATGCAGCTCTGCTCTACTGTGTTCAATTAAATAAACGGAACACTGCTTTCAAGTCTTGTGGCAAGTTTCCTACACATGGCCAGTGAACTGTTAGGAAATCATCGCATGTGATCGCTAGAAGTAGGAATGCTGGGATGTGCCTAGTGTGCTGTATGTAACCATTGTCATTTAATCAGCAAGTGCAGGCTTGTTTACATGTTAAAACTGAATCCCACCATGTCTTTAGAAGTTACAGTCAAGGCTTTTGTTTATTGGGTAAAGCTTCAACCCTTGACAAAGACCTACGTTTTTGATGATATGCGTCCATAAACAGTGTCTTTGCACACAGAGTTTCAGAGACAAATGTGTAACAGGATAAGGTCACGGACAAGGCTGTTCACAGGTAGGAAGAAGACTCTTGAGATGGAGAGAAGCACTGTTTTGCACATTTATTGACatgaaacaggaacaaaataaccacATGAACAAAGAGACAAGGGACAGGGAcccaaaataaaagctttaaacaaaaaactacaaatattttGACAAAACCGTCACATTGGTGTTGGGATCCCTGCTTCACCCAAACAAAAAGTATTTGGCTCCCTTTACATAGCATGTAGATGGGGCTTGATTgaccatcaattattcaatcaaggtCCCAGCCACATTTCCACACGTGGATTCTGGCAGGGAtcgaattaaccccatccctgccaaacttaaattctaaataataaatctttatttacaaCATATATTACACAGGGCTTCTTTCTGCCATGTCACCGTgtcattttgatggtttctgTCCCATTTTCACTTTACACTTACAAgcataaaaacaactttttcacATTATGTGTGACTCGATCTGGTTTTAAAAAAGGAGACATTGTGAGTGTCTAGCAGATATATTTTGCTTCCTGTGAAATTGGTAAATAAAGTCTGCACTCCTTGGATTAAACGAATAGAGGACTGGCATTAACCTAGAGAAAGCCATTGAGATAAATGGATGctagtttaaaatgaaatgtatttattcagattTGACCAAGTTCTCACCTATTTTTATAGTGGGTCAAGAATGAGacacatactattttttttttttttttttttaccaaaggtATGATattggggtctgttttaatgatctaactcttttaaaatattacagaacTCCCTGCAGCGTTTGCAGAAGCACATTCTGTTGCCGttgctgtgtcccgtgttgtCTGTATCGCAGCTTTATATTTTTGAACATGCTGCAGACtctgttaatacattttaatcaacATCACTCATGAGTCATACAAAAGCtgaggaatacatttctcaacatttatttaaaagcattcaCCAGCACAAAGAGAATTTCTCCTGTAAGgactgcagtgtatccagatcacactccctcctgcagtgtatccagttcacgCTCCCTCCTTCAACAAGGctgcttttctgttcccacaatacaccactcatttcaatcacagcaccagcattgttgcaggaggaagAGTGGTATACACTGctatgaatacaaatataaattcgGGATTGCTGAAAAATCTGTTGCAGCTGTACGGTCAATACGGGATAAAGCAAAGATAAAaccatgtgtttcttgtaaacacagcagggggttctgtaacactttctCCAGGGGTGACCATGTTATTAACACCACTAAACACTGGTAACAGAGACCTCTTTGTAGTTACTGCCCTGAGGTGCCCACTTACCCAAGACAAGTTTAATGTGCCAGTTGTCTATGCATTTATTATAGCATGTATGGATTACAGTGCCTCTGCCCAGTAATAATATTAGTTCACTATATTGGATGTTTTCTTTTGATAATATAACCACATTGTGAGTTTCTCAGTATTTGATGTGTGAATGTCACTTTTGtgcaaaaactaaattaattataaaaagtgTTGGGGTTAGGCAAAAGCATAAAACTGCATCCACAAAGCAAAGCAAGCAAAGTCTcagaatgtcaatccacaccagacatgACTTGGAAACAATcaaaaagactggaaataaacacATCACCCCACCCATGCATACCTATTGGACACACTAGAGATGGGcggtcccattacaaaacaggtcttgttttgatagttaccaccctgacctccggCAACTCTCTTGtaaaaaaggttgtaaaaaaaTCTATAGAACAGAGTTATTGAACACCCGTGTATATCcagcagttttattgttatcattattattagtagtaattgtacagttgtagtcgtattattattattttttttttgtggtaccagtagcagtagtagtctgatttgaagccaGCTGAACAATAGTAGTATAATTGAACTgacattttcaacaaaattattttattgttatacatttatatattcaACTTACTGAAATCTCAGTTGTGCTAATTCCTTCTGTGAtccttttgtttattcattttttaaagtattttaagtgcaacattattattattattattattattattattattattattattattaaaatctgtgttATTATGCACATGTTGccacttaccttgtattattatttacttttatttagtttttccttttaaaacagtctggtGAACTTGAAAGAAAATGCTTTACAgatatggctcataatcttcaCAACTACatatgagcttggtaatgttgggatgtgtctCTAGAATATGAACGTTGTTTTACAGTGTATAGAATAGCAGGACCTcgataatatttttatttatttggtgaatctccacaaaacgTCGCTTTATGTGTATGTACAGACCTTCTTCTAGTCACggatttgtgccacagaacaatttagtgaacaaaacgttatttatcataaaaacaaaccaaaagaaaagccATGGCCTAAAATGAGGTCACATGATCAAGTGTGAACACGGGACCTTTcttctgtcatttttaaaagccagcaaaagtgcacattttaatttaaatgctgGCTATATAGACTgctctggtttatttttacttattaataaacctatttttatgcaactttcttaatcagaaataaaatgtctgtgtgtTGCTAAATGAATcacctgcaagccacccaggcaGTCTTTCTTCTGGCTGTCTTTGAAGTCGTTCAGTTTGCAATCATATAATAGCGGATACTGCTGTGTGAGTGGATACCTCATGAATTAACTTTTCGTAGTCCATGGTTAACTTGTTTTGAGGTGTGATTTGTTTTGAGGCGTGATATCTTTTGAGGCATGAGATGTTTTGAGGCGTGTTTGACGTGGGTCAGGGGTGTTGCTTCCGATTGGTCAGTTTCAATCCAGTCGTGAGACGAGAAACAGGTTATATTTTAGCGATGCAAAATTTTCTCAGAGCGACCTCACTCCCTGCTGATGTGGATACTCCcattgactgcagtgacttctaaatgattggctcacgtccagtgtggatgcagtttAAAGAAGTAGAGTTGAgcagctttgtgtgtgtttattcgtTTAAAGTGAATGAAACAAACATAATAACTGCATACCCCTTACAGGTTGTGTACATCCCTTTTTTCAAGACATTGTCTCAGATGTCCAACTGtggcttcttttctgtcattaaccaaccagctgcttcccttactgactgacatgctttcagccagtaacatttTCCCCAAGATGgtgctgaagtgaaatgatgcAGGAAGTACAAACAGATAACCTGAGTAAGGAACAGAAACtatgcagttattttaaaaccaaaGCAGCAACAGATAAcaggttttcaaattaaaatatgtgtgctataacatgcgtttctttcaaaactgcacatcagaccaatttaactaaatgcaaaactggtaagaaattattttgttagctacaaatacTTTCAAGTCATCCATTTTCAGCATGTATAGATTTTTATTAGAGTAGTTTGGACTACAGCGGTAAGTTTTTCACTTTTAACAGCGGTTATTTTAAATGGCACTAGCAGGATACAAGCGGCCAATGGGAAAGTCGACAGTTGACCGGACTGTGGCACCTCAGGTGATaaagtgtgtgtctctctgggtCCATCCTCCAACAGCTCAATACCAGTCCCTTTTAGAGGCATGACCATGTGAACaatgtgcattaaaaacaaagctttgcCATCCTGGCCATACGCAACTGGGTTATCTAATGTAACGCTAGATGAAGTAGTCTAGCGTTAGTTCAGTCAGGGTCTGTGGAACCAGACATTTGGAGTGGATTAATGATAACCAGGGAGATTCCACAGTTTAGACAGTTATTCAAATGCATTTGGTGCAAATCTGTTTATGACTATGAAAAAAGATGGCATGAAagggtaaatgtctgaaattaaaattgcacattttacATTGAAGGACAGCTGGTGAgttgccagatttttttttttttttactggaatagGGTAtgaattatacttttattttcattctattttgaaagaatatttgtaCATGAGAAAgccatgtttgtcccagcactataaaACCCAGAGGTGTCTTCATCAAATCAACCCACTGGTTTGTTCTACATTTGCCATTCACTTTTGTACTGCTATTCAAAATGACCAGAAAGTTAATGGAAACCaggcaaaataaatagaatacaaTTGTCATGCCATGCACAGTGGGGCCtgagaagtaaaaacaaaatcccAACTTCACAATGTAGCtgttaaaaacactaaaaagcTTATTTGGCAAGCAGTGACACTGAACTGAAAGAGCacacaaaacagcagcagcacactCTGCGTGTCAACATTTAAATGAAACGACTATACGTTTAGCAAGCATTACATACTTGAATATCAGTAACAAAGACGATATTGTCCATTATATCAACCGTTACATTGTTAAGATCAGGAACACAGTTATAGCATCACACAAAGTTAAAAAGTCTtcattatatatagttttaatgtCATCTGAACTGGAGCCTCAACCCAACTTTCAGAGTAAAATTTTCCGTCAGtgcagaacagtatcaaagaatgCCATCTTTCCTTTGGCAGCACTGAGAAGGTGGCACGTTCCAGTCGTATATATAAGACAGTCGAAGCTTGACTTCTTCTTTACACAGTTTCCCTTCTCTGATCAGTGTCTGGTGCTTCTCCAGCATATCCTCAATGCTCTGTTTGTGGgtcacaatgtatttattattgcagCCCCTGGATTTGAATTCAGTGTCAAATCTGGGGTCATGAATGCGCTTCACATCCACTGGACCCAACCATGCCCCCAAAGAGACATCTTCACTCTGCCAAAACTTAAGGTATTCCCGGTTGATCCTGATATAATGTGCCAGATCTGCTGATAAGACATAGCCACCTCCAAACGCATATGGCAGGTAGTAGTCACAGAGTACCCAGGTGCTTTCTTTCCACTTCCCTGCAGATTTAACCCTTCCCCTACCATAGAAGAACCCCCAGTACAGTTTCTTGGGTTCCTTAGCCTGCAGCTCTTCCTTGATTACATCAAGTCGAGCAAACGTGTCATCATCAGCCTTTAAGACAAACTTGTAGTCTGCATGCTGGTCCAGCCAGGAATACATGTGAACGAGCTTGCTGGTGAGATTGTCATAGGAGTCCTTCAGATCTGGCAGAAGCAGCAGGTCGTGGTGCCTGGCGTTCTCCAGGCTCAGGTTCTGGATGTCCTCAGGAAGAAGGCCGTTGGTCCCAATCACAAACTTACAGAGAATGTCAGGGTCACGCTTGGCGAGCC from Polyodon spathula isolate WHYD16114869_AA chromosome 16, ASM1765450v1, whole genome shotgun sequence includes these protein-coding regions:
- the LOC121329263 gene encoding beta-1,3-galactosyltransferase 6-like produces the protein MNLVRLLSRHKTALGLGSLSLFALVLLYLAKCTSETLKHSESGFPHHAEKRDEPQQQQTKELSAFLVVLITTGPKYTERRSIIRSTWLAKRDPDILCKFVIGTNGLLPEDIQNLSLENARHHDLLLLPDLKDSYDNLTSKLVHMYSWLDQHADYKFVLKADDDTFARLDVIKEELQAKEPKKLYWGFFYGRGRVKSAGKWKESTWVLCDYYLPYAFGGGYVLSADLAHYIRINREYLKFWQSEDVSLGAWLGPVDVKRIHDPRFDTEFKSRGCNNKYIVTHKQSIEDMLEKHQTLIREGKLCKEEVKLRLSYIYDWNVPPSQCCQRKDGIL